A portion of the Homalodisca vitripennis isolate AUS2020 chromosome 2, UT_GWSS_2.1, whole genome shotgun sequence genome contains these proteins:
- the LOC124354577 gene encoding zinc finger protein 454-like — MPRTKKQFRKRLKSTTSSSEIKISVLNGEPYQPTFNGWATESITFDKLLRFKKQVKRIEIEVETAEDVINEVKSCFELFEKAALEMKLKDMINSFPSFTEDLIEAAIFISEFSYDSDDEMLDTSIDDIANRSTGKNDLEFNKNNFGDCESIHSNGSWSHEPCEILEERHDGSFVEELESIASSVHDLIKTNYDDEKLNQWPVVVLSSLNVLNTIKNSEDETNITQNSCYVEEELEKSSVHTQSPDNFSENNMKSEEEENLTLVCEKSDEEQHCKNEVECRSRINNDIMHNTPIVRRKRTKLKPNLKDDIKNHSKNVKNRSLKERKINSRKTLDCVKQSVTIVKKLNSEIRVLENSETKKHEETIDTFLDAVSEVTNVSQILSLVKRKFTCMYCKLSFIQKGTLAKHLKICSMRDDRLNCRKKKKKTEGDESCICKLCGAWLKFKKSIPRHNEMVHNLVRSHICVVCNWGFYNERSLQHHVMSRHGLSLTEHMKCPYCDCAFRRRDDLRTHCRKHKAPYFLCSICFKTFSDESLWKAHEQDHGFMCDVCDFFTRDKEEIATHKLTHLQLITYKCDVCSKLFNKKRFVTRHMKQVHMKRQC, encoded by the exons ATGCCCAGAACTAAGAAGCAATTTCGCAAAAGATTGAAATCAACAACATCCAGTTCAGAAATTAAAATCTCTGtgttaaat GGTGAACCTTATCAGCCAACATTCAATGGATGGGCCACTGAAAGTATTACATTTGATAAGCTGTTGAGATTTAAAAAGCAGGTAAAACGTATTGAAATTGAAGTGGAGACAGCTGAAGATGTTATAAATGAAGTTAAATCATGTTTTGAACTCTTTGAGAAGGCTGCATTAGAAATGAAGTTGAAG GACATGATTAATAGTTTCCCAAGTTTCACAGAGGATTTAATTGAAGCAGCGATTTTTATCTCTGAATTCAGTTATGATTCAGATGATGAGATGTTAGATACAAGCATAGACGATATAGCAAACAGAAGCACTGGTAAAAATGATTtagaattcaataaaaataactttggtgATTGTGAGAGTATTCATAGTAATGGGTCGTGGAGTCATGAACCATGTGAGATCTTAGAAGAAAGACATGATGGGTCATTTGTTGAGGAATTGGAATCTATTGCATCTTCAGTTCATGATTTAATAAAAACGAATTATGATGATGAAAAACTCAATCAATGGCCAGTGGTTGTTCTTTCAAGCTTGAATGTTTTAAACACAATCAAGAACAGTGAAGATGAGACAAACATAACACAAAATAGCTGTTACGTGGAGGAAGAGTTAGAGAAAAGTTCTGTACATACACAGTCTCCAGATAACTTCagtgaaaataatatgaaatcaGAGGAGGAAGAAAATTTAACTCTTGTTTGTGAAAAAAGCGATGAGGAACAGCACTGTAAAAATGAGGTTGAATGCAGGTCAAGAATCAATAATGATATAATGCATAATACACCAATTGTTAGAAGgaagagaacaaaattaaaaccaaacttaaaaGATGACATAAAAAATCactctaaaaatgttaaaaacagatcattgaaagaaagaaaaataaactcAAGAAAAACGCTTGATTGTGTAAAACAAAGTGTTACtatagtgaaaaaattaaacagtgaAATAAGAGTGTTAGAGAACTCAGAGACCAAGAAGCATGAAGAAACTATTGATACATTTCTGGATGCAGTAAGCGAAGTAACAAATGTTTCCCAGATCCTCTCATTAGTAAAAAGGAAATTTACCTGTATGTATTGCaaattgtcatttatacaaaaagGAACTTTAGCCAAACACTTAAAAATTTGTTCAATGAGAGATGATAGGTTGAATTgtaggaaaaagaaaaaaaaaacagaaggaGACGAATCATGTATATGTAAGTTATGTGGTGCctggttgaaatttaaaaagagtataCCAAGACATAATGAAATGGTTCATAATCTAGTGAGGTCTCACATATGTGTGGTTTGTAATTGGGGTTTCTACAACGAACGATCTCTACAGCATCATGTCATGTCGAGACACGGTCTGAGTTTAACTGAGCATATGAAGTGTCCCTACTGTGATTGTGCATTCAGACGAAGAGATGATTTAAGGACACACTGTCGGAAACACAAGGCACCATATTTTCTGTGTTCTATATGTTTTAAGACCTTTTCAGATGAGTCTTTGTGGAAAGCTCATGAGCAGGATCATGGGTTTATGTGTGATGTTTGTGATTTCTTCACTCGGGACAAAGAGGAAATTGCCACGCATAAGTTGACTCACTTACAGTTAATAACCTACAAGTGTGATGTGTGTTCAAAGTTGTTCAACAAAAAACGGTTTGTTACTAGACATATGAAGCAAGTCCATATGAAACGACAATGTTAA
- the LOC124355766 gene encoding tigger transposable element-derived protein 1-like: protein MSADSIAAAEYLQEFKEITSSYSPQQVYNADETGLNFKALPTKSLASREEKSAPGFKMDKQRLTVLACSNASATNKIPLMVIEAWENTSVGALQKSWKNLWPDLQFVEEVVPPVNECELLPLVKKIPGCENVEKECVDEWTAVDDKGFEEYTDEDIVA from the exons ATGTCTGCAGACAGCATCGCAGCCGCAGAGTATCTTCAGGAGTTCAAAGAAATTACATCCTCCTACTCACCCCAGCAAGTGTACAACGCTGATGAAACAGGGCTAAATTTCAAAGCGTTGCCAACAAAGAGCCTAGCTTCAAGAGAAGAAAAGTCCGCTCCAGGATTTAAAATGGATAAGCAACGACTAACCGTATTAGCATGCAGCAACGCTTCCGCCACCAATAAGATACCTTTGATGGTTATCG AGGCTTGGGAGAACACAAGCGTAGGAGCTCTGCAGAAATCTTGGAAAAATCTTTGGCCTGATCTGCAGTTTGTTGAAGAGGTTGTTCCACCGGTAAATGAATGCGAACTTCTtcctcttgtaaaaaaaataccggGATGCGAAAATGTAGAGAAGGAGTGTGTTGATGAGTGGACGGCTGTAGATGACAAAGGCTTCGAGGAGTACACAGACGAAGACATCGTGGCATAG